Proteins from one Portunus trituberculatus isolate SZX2019 chromosome 38, ASM1759143v1, whole genome shotgun sequence genomic window:
- the LOC123515012 gene encoding uncharacterized protein LOC123515012, which produces MVLQPVGRMVLVPHYACIMRTFRRMFPFICCFIFLNLLLQKMIQEEVMLKDGRGRSWVAKRQEAGEKTNSQHFYRDRLKGKDTETSSSEFSHPISMLPKSTFSSQVTGSKNMTVFGNHLYNAQEVFSLWMHITDDLYIYSAFWDARQNLPMGPMVRILGILRYQKELLLDIAKYKWSGEIKPDALNYSCFLWYAGQDTEKGQLNAFIYEEGLKVFVGTYFFCSPPRLSSNSSRLGENRVPYAVSLVRHGASNASHKLIYLTPNRKTEQDGLNHTAVCVRPLFGPYTDLAAITIFISYYSTVLNISHFYFYEYAISEKVKEFLMILMGDGEVNIYLLPWNIPFNEWETLWDLGSLTSINDCVYRTSYQHNYVAIVDLDEFIVPRAPISNLGQLYTSVIKHKHGKEGDSVLILNAFFCSEFQTKNQTNENNDFKVFTDIFRETRLWPPKSRSKVIVVPEAVVAVGHHMVHHFLKPTSKNQASPKLFAVLHHYRNCDGLRMGIHATGSKVLNQKPIRDSAILKYKNHVFASRTMRHYHLFIKNTNEENEVLLQK; this is translated from the coding sequence ATGGTTTTGCAGCCTGTTGGCAGGATGGTATTGGTTCCCCACTATGCTTGCATTATGCGCACCTTCAGGAGGATGTTTCCATTTATCTGCTGCTTTATATTCCTGAATCTCCTCTTGCAGAAGATGATACAGGAAGAGGTTATGCTAAAAGATGGCAGAGGAAGATCATGGGTTGCAAAGAGGCAAGAAGCAGGTGAAAAGACTAACTCTCAGCATTTTTATCGAGATCGGCTTAAGGGGAAAGATACAGAAACTTCGTCATCAGAATTCTCCCATCCCATCTCTATGTTGCCTAAGAGTACCTTTTCCTCACAAGTTACTGGATCTAAAAACATGACAGTTTTTGGTAATCACTTATATAATGCCCAGGAAGTTTTTTCACTTTGGATGCACATCACAGATGATCTCTATATTTATAGTGCCTTTTGGGATGCTCGGCAGAACCTACCCATGGGTCCCATGGTGAGAATTTTGGGCATCCTTCGATATCAGAAAGAGCTGCTGCTTGATATTGCTAAGTATAAGTGGTCTGGTGAAATAAAGCCTGATGCACTGAATTACTCTTGCTTCCTGTGGTATGCAGGACAAGACACTGAAAAAGGTCAATTGAATGCCTTCATTTATGAAGAGGGACTGAAAGTATTTGTTGGAACATACTTTTTTTGTTCACCACCAAGGTTATCAAGTAACTCCTCCAGACTTGGTGAAAACAGAGTGCCTTATGCTGTATCACTGGTACGACATGGAGCCAGCAATGCATCACATAAATTGATTTACTTGACCccaaatagaaaaacagaacaGGATGGCTTGAACCACACTGCGGTGTGTGTGCGCCCTCTGTTTGGTCCTTACACTGACCTAGCTGCTATTACTATATTCATAAGCTACTACAGTACTGTCCTCAAcatttctcatttctatttctatgAATATGCAATCAgtgaaaaggtaaaagaatttTTAATGATTCTGATGGGAGATGGGGAGGTCAACATCTACTTGTTGCCTTGGAACATTCCTTTCAATGAGTGGGAGACACTGTGGGACCTTGGATCTCTAACCTCCATCAATGATTGTGTTTATAGGACTTCATACCAACATAATTATGTTGCTATTGTGGACCTTGACGAATTTATTGTGCCCCGGGCCCCTATCAGCAATTTAGGGCAGTTATACACAAGTGTcatcaaacacaaacatggaAAAGAGGGAGATTCTGTCTTAATACTTAATGCATTTTTTTGCTCAGAGTTTCAGACCAAAAATcagacaaatgaaaataatgatttcAAGGTATTCACAGACATCTTTCGAGAAACAAGGCTGTGGCCTCCAAAAAGTCGTTCCAAGGTAATAGTGGTGCCTGAGGCTGTGGTTGCAGTGGGTCACCACATGGTGCACCACTTCCTGAAGCCTACTTCCAAGAATCAGGCATCTCCCAAGTTGTTTGCAGTGTTGCACCACTACAGAAACTGTGATGGTTTGAGGATGGGCATACATGCCACAGGATCAAAAGTGCTAAATCAAAAACCTATACGAGACAGTGCcattctaaaatacaaaaatcatGTATTTGCTTCAAGGACAATGAGACATTATCATCTCTTCATaaagaacacaaatgaagaaaatgaagtctTGTTACAAAAATAA